A region of Stigmatopora argus isolate UIUO_Sarg chromosome 24, RoL_Sarg_1.0, whole genome shotgun sequence DNA encodes the following proteins:
- the LOC144069406 gene encoding dedicator of cytokinesis protein 9-like, whose amino-acid sequence MAVGTPNHTAACGNRARVCPQRSQYSWYFFEALVKSMAQYLIESCKVKLSRNQRFSASFHHTVETVVNMMMPHITQKYKDNLDAARNANHSLAVFIKRCFNLMDRGFVFKQINNYMNCFMPGDPKTLFEFKFEFLRVVCNHEHYVPLNLPMPFGKGRILRFEDLQLDYSLTDDFCKNHFLVGLLLREVNAALQEFREIRQIAIQVLKNLMIKHTFDDRYTSKSQQARLATLYLPLFGLLQENVNRLNVKEVTPFTINHYNNPYRNMSEFHTTHPRKGCGGCWSQTQVSSGKMLSIP is encoded by the exons ATGGCTGTgggcactcccaatcataccgccgcctGCGGGAATCGAGCACGTGTCTGCCCGCaacgaagtcag tacTCCTGGTATTTCTTTGAAGCTTTAGTCAAGTCCATGGCTCAGTATTTGATTGAGAGTTGTAAAGTGAAG cTATCCCGGAATCAGAGATTCTCCGCTTCATTCCATCACACTGTGGAAACTGTAGTCAACATGATGATGCCTCACATCACGCAGAAGTACAAAGACAATCTCGATGCAGCCAGAAACGCCAACCACAGCCTGGCTGTCTTCATTAAG CGCTGTTTCAACCTCATGGACAGAGGTTTTGTGTTCAAACAAATCAATAACTACATGAACTGCTTTATGCCTGGAGATCCAAAG ACGTTATTTGAGTTCAAGTTCGAATTCCTTCGTGTTGTGTGCAACCACGAGCATTATGTTCCTTTAAACCTGCCCATGCCTTTTGGAAAAGGGAGGATACTTCGATTTGAAG ACCTCCAACTCGATTACTCGCTGACTGACGACTTTTGTAAGAACCATTTCCTGGTTGGGCTGCTTCTCCGCGAGGTCAACGCGGCCTTGCAAGAGTTCAGGGAAATTCGACAGATAGCCATCCAAGTGTTGAAGAACCTGATGATAAAGCACACCTTCGACGACCGCTACACCTCAAAA AGTCAGCAGGCCAGGCTGGCGACCCTCTACTTGCCTTTGTTTGGTTTGCTGCAAGAAAACGTCAACAGGCTGAATGTGAAGGAAGTGACCCCCTTTACCATAAACCACTATAACAAT CCTTACAGGAACATGTCTGAATTCCATACCACTCATCCTCGGAAGGGTTgcggaggttgctggagccaaacccaggtgtcttcgggcaaaatgctgtctataccctag